One Paraburkholderia phytofirmans OLGA172 genomic window carries:
- the speB gene encoding agmatinase gives MNTSSFISPEAGERPQPLSGNAMPRCGGIATMMRLPNVGSAEGFDACFVGVPFDLGTSNRTGARFGPRQIRSESVLLRPYNMATRAAPFDSLRVADLGDVAINPYNLHDSIKRIETAYDEILQHNCKPITLGGDHTIALPILRALHRKHGKVGLIHVDAHADVNDTMMGEKIAHGTPFRRAVEEGLLDCDRVVQIGLRGTGYAAEDFDWCRDQGFEVVQAEACWNQSLVPLMARVRERMGDAPVYITFDIDGIDPAFAPGTGTPEIAGLTVPQALEIIRGSHGLNIVGCDLVEVAPPYDPFGTTALLGANLAFELLCVLPGVEYRASKR, from the coding sequence ATGAATACTTCCTCCTTCATTTCCCCCGAAGCCGGTGAACGGCCGCAACCGCTGTCCGGCAACGCCATGCCCCGCTGCGGCGGCATTGCGACGATGATGCGGCTGCCGAACGTCGGCTCGGCCGAAGGGTTCGATGCCTGTTTCGTCGGCGTGCCGTTCGATCTCGGCACCTCGAACCGCACCGGCGCGCGCTTCGGGCCGCGCCAGATCCGCAGCGAATCGGTGCTGCTGCGCCCGTACAACATGGCGACGCGCGCCGCGCCGTTCGATTCGCTGCGCGTGGCCGATCTCGGCGACGTCGCGATCAATCCGTACAACCTGCACGATTCGATCAAGCGCATCGAAACCGCGTACGACGAAATTCTCCAGCACAACTGCAAGCCGATCACGCTCGGCGGCGACCATACGATCGCGCTGCCGATTCTGCGCGCGCTTCATCGCAAGCACGGCAAGGTCGGCCTGATTCACGTGGATGCGCACGCCGATGTCAACGACACGATGATGGGCGAGAAGATCGCACACGGCACGCCGTTTCGCCGCGCGGTGGAAGAGGGCTTGCTCGACTGCGATCGTGTCGTGCAGATCGGTTTGCGCGGCACGGGTTACGCGGCGGAAGATTTCGACTGGTGCCGCGATCAGGGCTTTGAAGTCGTGCAGGCCGAGGCGTGCTGGAATCAGTCGCTGGTGCCGTTGATGGCACGCGTGCGGGAACGCATGGGCGACGCTCCGGTGTACATCACATTCGATATCGACGGTATCGATCCGGCCTTCGCGCCGGGTACAGGCACGCCGGAAATCGCCGGTTTGACGGTGCCACAGGCGCTGGAAATCATTCGCGGCTCGCATGGGCTGAACATCGTCGGCTGCGATCTGGTTGAAGTGGCGCCGCCGTACGATCCGTTCGGCACGACCGCGCTGCTCGGCGCGAATCTCGCGTTCGAGTTGCTGTGCGTGTTGCCGGGCGTCGAGTATCGCGCCTCGAAGCGGTGA
- a CDS encoding LysR family transcriptional regulator: MFSQLTDLDLRLIRVFLAIVDAGGVSPAQATLNVGQSTISTQLATLETRLGYRLCERGRGGFSLSARGEQFIDAARALLSAVDTFGMQARNVGRKLVGTLDIGMIGHTPVSASARISNAIGRFRARDQSVRFSILVRSPGELEELLLNGRIQIGIGYFWHRVPSLEYTEVFAEDQFAYCAKGHPLFASAGEVSPAEAAAHEWAWRSYPLPEAESSTTPQNVTAVADNMEAVAILVLSGHHLGYLPGHFAAPFVKQGLLAALNPAQMRYRVAFHMVTRARQHRTDIVEAFIDDMKAAHPVQVLEVDE; this comes from the coding sequence ATGTTCTCTCAACTCACCGATCTCGACCTGCGGCTGATCCGCGTCTTCCTCGCTATTGTCGATGCCGGCGGCGTCTCGCCAGCCCAGGCCACGCTAAACGTCGGCCAGTCGACCATCAGCACGCAACTCGCCACACTGGAAACGCGCCTCGGCTACCGGCTGTGTGAACGCGGCCGCGGCGGCTTCAGCCTGAGCGCGCGCGGCGAGCAATTCATCGACGCGGCTCGTGCCCTGCTGTCCGCCGTCGATACCTTCGGCATGCAGGCGCGCAATGTCGGCCGCAAGCTGGTCGGCACGCTCGATATCGGCATGATCGGCCATACGCCGGTGTCGGCGAGCGCGCGTATCAGCAACGCGATCGGCCGGTTTCGGGCGCGCGATCAGTCGGTGCGATTTTCGATTCTGGTGCGCTCGCCGGGCGAACTCGAAGAACTGCTCCTGAACGGCCGGATTCAGATCGGCATCGGCTATTTCTGGCATCGCGTGCCGTCGCTCGAATATACCGAGGTGTTCGCCGAAGATCAGTTCGCGTATTGCGCAAAGGGGCATCCACTGTTCGCTTCAGCCGGAGAGGTGTCACCCGCCGAAGCTGCGGCTCACGAATGGGCGTGGCGCAGTTATCCGTTGCCCGAAGCCGAAAGTTCGACCACGCCGCAGAACGTCACCGCCGTCGCGGACAACATGGAGGCGGTCGCGATTCTGGTGCTGTCGGGGCATCATCTCGGCTATTTACCGGGGCATTTCGCGGCGCCGTTCGTCAAGCAGGGCTTGTTGGCCGCGTTGAATCCGGCACAGATGCGTTACCGCGTGGCGTTTCATATGGTCACGCGGGCGCGGCAGCATCGCACCGATATCGTCGAAGCATTTATCGACGATATGAAGGCTGCGCATCCGGTGCAGGTGCTGGAAGTGGATGAGTAG
- the cytX gene encoding putative hydroxymethylpyrimidine transporter CytX: MAQDPLAGDAGSTYAPLTPVPDARRAFRTGDAFALWFSLGIGLLVAQAGALLVPGLSLPHALLAIVIGSVIGVVLLALVGIIGTDTGLAAMSSLRPTLGVRGASVPAVLNAVQLVGWGSFEVIVMRDSADALAKQAFGFSMPLIWTVIFGLLATLLAISGPLSFVRRFLRTWGIWLLLAGAAWLSWNLLAKHDLAALMRRPGTGEMSFGGAIDLVVAMPLSWLPLIADYTRFGRRPGETFRGTLLGYGIANIWFYALGAIYGLAAGGGDALLTGALAQAGGGLALLLILIDEVDNAFADIHSAAVSTGTFWTRGSVPLLSAAFGALCTAIALLVPMAKYQNFLLLIGSVFAPLFGVVLVDHFIVRKRRIEAAVLGDVRGRYGFSGGWHLSAFASWAIGIVSYQAINQWLPNLGATLPALAVGAVCYLALVSVRKTAYA, translated from the coding sequence ATGGCACAAGACCCACTCGCCGGCGACGCCGGCTCCACCTACGCACCGCTCACGCCGGTGCCCGACGCGCGCCGCGCGTTCCGCACCGGCGACGCTTTCGCGCTCTGGTTCTCGCTCGGCATCGGCCTCCTGGTCGCGCAGGCGGGCGCACTGCTGGTGCCGGGGCTGTCGCTGCCGCATGCGTTGCTGGCGATTGTGATCGGCAGCGTGATCGGCGTGGTGCTGCTCGCGCTGGTCGGCATCATCGGCACGGACACCGGCCTTGCCGCGATGTCCTCTCTGCGCCCGACGCTCGGTGTGCGCGGCGCCTCGGTGCCGGCGGTGCTGAACGCGGTGCAACTGGTCGGCTGGGGCTCGTTCGAGGTGATCGTGATGCGCGATTCCGCCGATGCGCTCGCCAAGCAGGCCTTCGGTTTCTCGATGCCGCTGATCTGGACCGTGATTTTCGGTTTGCTCGCGACGCTGCTGGCCATCAGCGGCCCGCTGTCGTTCGTGCGCCGGTTTCTGCGCACGTGGGGCATCTGGCTGCTGCTGGCGGGCGCCGCGTGGCTTTCGTGGAATCTGCTGGCCAAGCATGACCTAGCCGCGCTGATGCGCCGTCCTGGCACCGGCGAGATGTCGTTCGGCGGCGCAATCGATCTGGTGGTCGCGATGCCGCTCTCGTGGCTGCCGCTGATCGCCGACTACACGCGTTTCGGCCGACGCCCCGGCGAAACCTTCCGCGGCACGCTGCTCGGCTATGGCATTGCGAACATCTGGTTTTACGCACTCGGCGCGATCTACGGTCTCGCGGCAGGCGGTGGCGATGCGCTGCTGACCGGCGCGCTGGCTCAAGCGGGCGGCGGCCTCGCCCTGCTGCTGATCCTGATCGACGAAGTGGACAACGCGTTCGCCGATATCCACTCGGCTGCGGTCTCGACCGGCACGTTCTGGACGCGCGGCAGTGTGCCGTTGTTGTCGGCGGCATTCGGCGCGTTGTGCACGGCGATCGCATTGCTTGTGCCGATGGCGAAGTATCAGAACTTCCTGCTGCTGATCGGCTCGGTGTTCGCGCCGCTGTTCGGCGTGGTGCTGGTAGATCACTTCATCGTGCGCAAGCGTCGCATTGAAGCCGCTGTGCTCGGCGATGTGCGCGGCCGTTACGGCTTCTCGGGCGGCTGGCATCTGAGCGCGTTCGCGTCGTGGGCAATCGGGATCGTGTCGTATCAGGCGATCAATCAATGGCTGCCGAATCTGGGCGCCACGTTGCCCGCGTTGGCGGTTGGCGCGGTGTGCTATCTGGCGCTGGTGTCGGTCCGGAAGACGGCTTACGCGTAA
- the lolA gene encoding outer membrane lipoprotein chaperone LolA, with product MQLFAQQHARQSAHLSRFGQLARTIVRGVGSVAIGASMLVASQAFASGTEQLKAFVAQVHSARGTFVQQEVRAPSKAQGASGASGVLSAAGKTGTSSGTFTFARPGKFIWQYEKPYAQLLQADGDKLYVYDKDLNQVTVRSLGGALGASPAAILFGSNDLDKNFTLRDAGVKAGIDWLELTPKAKDTQFQRVGIGFKDGNLEAMELHDVFGNVTLLTFSNIQKNPPLPADAFKFTVPKGADVING from the coding sequence ATGCAGCTATTCGCGCAGCAGCACGCTCGACAGAGTGCTCACCTCAGCCGTTTTGGCCAACTCGCTCGCACGATCGTACGTGGCGTCGGCAGTGTGGCGATCGGCGCGTCGATGCTCGTCGCGTCGCAGGCATTCGCGAGCGGCACCGAGCAACTGAAGGCGTTCGTCGCGCAAGTGCATTCCGCGCGCGGTACCTTTGTGCAGCAGGAAGTGCGCGCGCCGAGCAAGGCGCAAGGTGCAAGCGGCGCGAGCGGCGTGCTGTCCGCGGCCGGCAAGACTGGCACGTCGAGCGGCACGTTCACCTTCGCGCGTCCCGGCAAGTTCATCTGGCAATACGAGAAGCCCTATGCGCAACTGCTGCAAGCCGACGGCGACAAGCTTTACGTGTACGACAAGGATTTGAACCAGGTGACGGTGCGCAGCCTCGGCGGCGCACTTGGTGCGAGCCCGGCGGCGATCCTGTTCGGCAGCAACGATCTGGACAAGAACTTCACGCTGCGCGATGCGGGCGTGAAGGCCGGCATCGATTGGCTCGAGTTGACGCCCAAAGCGAAAGACACGCAGTTTCAGCGTGTCGGCATCGGCTTCAAGGACGGCAATCTTGAAGCGATGGAACTGCACGATGTGTTCGGCAACGTGACGCTGCTGACGTTCTCGAACATCCAGAAGAACCCGCCGCTGCCGGCCGATGCGTTCAAGTTCACGGTGCCGAAGGGCGCGGATGTGATCAACGGATAA
- a CDS encoding DNA translocase FtsK, which yields MAKAPYSASAQALPHRMSRLFTEIRWILQVALGVFLLMALVSYSRHDPSWTHAAQVDHIANWAGRVGAWTSDILLLLFGLSAYWWIVLLGRHISANYRRITRHEELQEDVPRDAGWLADAFAFMLVLLACDGIEALRMWSLKVQLPRAPGGVIGEAVARGISHALGFTGGTLALLIVLGIGLSLYFRFSWLSVSEKVGESIISAVTFAKLRREAGRDRKLGEAAAVKREGKVEKGRVRIEEHEPVMIVPPVVTPAKSERVEKERQVPLFTDLPGDSTLPPISLLDAAPAAQETISADTLEFTSRLIEKKLKDFGVEVSVVAAYPGPVVTRYEIEPATGVKGSQIVGLAKDLARSLSLVSIRVVETIPGKNFMALELPNQRRQTVSLSEILGSAVYADAASPLTMGLGKDIGGKPVCADLAKMPHLLVAGTTGSGKSVGINAMILSLLYKASADQVRMILIDPKMLEMSVYEGIPHLLCPVVTDMRQAGHALNWAVAEMERRYKLMSKLGVRNLAGYNNKIDEAAKREEKLPNPFSLTPDDPEPLTRLPNIVVVIDELADLMMVVGKKVEELIARIAQKARAAGIHLILATQRPSVDVITGLIKANVPTRMAFQVSSKIDSRTILDQQGAESLLGMGDMLYLPPGSGLPVRVHGAFVSDEEVHRVVDKLKEQGEPNYIEGILEGGVTGEGDEGSAGAGGSGSGDGESDPLYDQAVDVVLKNRRASISLVQRHLRIGYNRAARLLEQMENSGVVSAMSSNGNREILAPARETE from the coding sequence ATGGCAAAAGCTCCCTATTCCGCGAGCGCGCAGGCATTGCCGCACCGCATGTCGCGCCTTTTCACCGAAATCCGCTGGATCTTGCAGGTCGCGCTCGGCGTATTCCTGCTCATGGCGCTCGTCAGCTACAGCCGGCACGATCCGAGCTGGACGCATGCCGCGCAGGTCGACCACATCGCCAACTGGGCGGGCCGCGTCGGTGCGTGGACGTCCGACATCCTGCTGCTGCTGTTCGGGCTGTCCGCCTACTGGTGGATCGTGCTGCTCGGTCGCCATATCTCCGCCAATTACCGCCGTATCACCCGTCACGAGGAACTGCAGGAAGACGTACCGCGCGATGCTGGCTGGCTCGCGGACGCGTTCGCCTTCATGCTGGTGTTGCTCGCTTGCGACGGCATCGAAGCGCTGCGCATGTGGTCGCTGAAAGTGCAATTGCCGCGTGCGCCGGGCGGTGTGATCGGCGAAGCGGTCGCGCGCGGCATATCGCATGCGCTCGGCTTCACGGGCGGCACGCTGGCCCTACTTATCGTGCTCGGCATTGGTTTGTCGCTGTATTTCCGTTTTTCGTGGCTGTCGGTGTCGGAAAAGGTCGGCGAATCGATTATTTCCGCGGTCACCTTCGCCAAGCTGCGCCGCGAGGCCGGCCGCGACCGTAAATTGGGCGAAGCCGCCGCCGTGAAGCGCGAAGGCAAGGTCGAAAAGGGCCGTGTGCGGATCGAGGAGCACGAGCCGGTCATGATCGTCCCGCCGGTCGTCACGCCCGCCAAATCGGAGCGCGTCGAGAAAGAGCGGCAAGTGCCGCTGTTCACGGACCTGCCGGGCGATTCCACCTTGCCGCCGATCTCGCTGCTCGACGCGGCGCCGGCCGCGCAGGAGACCATTTCCGCCGATACGCTCGAATTCACCTCGCGTCTGATCGAGAAAAAGCTCAAGGACTTCGGTGTCGAAGTGAGCGTGGTCGCCGCGTATCCGGGTCCGGTCGTCACGCGCTACGAAATCGAGCCGGCCACCGGCGTGAAGGGCAGCCAGATCGTCGGTCTGGCGAAGGATCTGGCGCGTTCGCTGTCGCTGGTGTCGATCCGCGTGGTCGAAACGATTCCGGGCAAGAATTTCATGGCGCTGGAGTTGCCCAACCAGCGCCGTCAGACCGTGAGTCTCTCGGAGATTCTCGGCTCGGCGGTTTATGCGGACGCGGCTTCGCCGCTCACCATGGGCCTCGGCAAGGACATCGGCGGCAAGCCGGTGTGCGCCGACCTCGCGAAAATGCCGCACTTGCTGGTGGCTGGTACAACCGGCTCGGGCAAGTCGGTGGGTATCAACGCGATGATCCTGTCGTTGCTCTACAAGGCGAGCGCCGACCAGGTCCGCATGATCCTGATCGATCCGAAGATGCTCGAAATGAGCGTCTACGAAGGTATTCCGCATTTGCTGTGTCCGGTGGTGACGGACATGCGTCAGGCGGGTCACGCGCTGAACTGGGCGGTCGCCGAAATGGAGCGCCGCTACAAGCTGATGAGCAAGCTTGGCGTGCGTAACCTTGCCGGTTACAACAACAAGATCGACGAAGCCGCAAAGCGCGAAGAGAAGCTGCCGAATCCGTTCAGCCTGACGCCGGACGATCCGGAACCGCTCACGCGTCTGCCGAACATCGTCGTCGTGATCGACGAATTGGCGGACCTGATGATGGTGGTCGGCAAGAAGGTCGAAGAGCTGATCGCGCGGATTGCGCAGAAAGCGCGCGCGGCGGGCATCCATCTGATTCTGGCGACGCAGCGTCCGTCGGTCGACGTGATTACCGGTCTGATCAAGGCCAACGTGCCGACGCGAATGGCATTCCAGGTGTCGTCGAAGATCGACTCTCGCACGATTCTCGACCAGCAGGGCGCGGAATCGCTGCTCGGCATGGGCGACATGCTGTACCTGCCGCCGGGTAGCGGCTTGCCGGTGCGTGTGCACGGCGCGTTCGTGTCGGACGAGGAAGTGCATCGCGTCGTCGACAAGCTCAAGGAGCAGGGCGAGCCGAACTATATCGAGGGCATTCTCGAAGGCGGCGTGACGGGCGAGGGCGACGAAGGCTCCGCGGGCGCAGGGGGAAGCGGTTCGGGCGACGGCGAGTCGGACCCGTTATACGACCAGGCCGTCGATGTGGTGCTGAAGAACCGCCGCGCGTCGATCTCGCTGGTGCAGCGGCATTTGCGCATCGGCTATAACCGTGCGGCGCGCCTGCTCGAGCAGATGGAGAACTCGGGTGTGGTGTCGGCGATGTCGTCGAACGGCAATCGCGAAATTCTTGCGCCGGCGCGGGAAACGGAATAG